Proteins encoded by one window of Yersinia massiliensis:
- the metA gene encoding homoserine O-acetyltransferase MetA: MPIRVPDELPAVSFLRNENVFVMTSSRAKTQEIRPLKVLVLNLMPKKIETENQFLRLLSNSPLQVDIQLLRIDSRESKNTPAEHLNNFYCDFEDIQDQNFDGLIVTGAPLGLVDFCDVAYWPQIERIIAWAKDHVTSTLFVCWAVQAALNILYGIPKMTREVKLSGIYQHQTREPLALLTRGFDETFLAPHSRYADFPLEVLQQYTDLDILVSSEEAGAYLFASKDKRMAFVTGHPEYDVDTLAGEYERDVLAGLNPKVPLNYFPEDDATLPPKASWRSHGHLLFANWLNYYVYQITPFDLRHMNPTLD, encoded by the coding sequence ATGCCAATTCGGGTTCCTGATGAATTACCTGCGGTGAGTTTCTTGCGCAATGAGAATGTCTTTGTCATGACCTCATCACGTGCAAAAACTCAGGAAATTCGTCCCCTGAAGGTGTTAGTTTTGAATCTGATGCCTAAGAAAATTGAGACGGAAAATCAATTCCTGCGTTTACTCTCCAACTCCCCCTTACAAGTCGATATTCAATTACTGCGCATTGATAGCCGTGAGTCAAAGAATACCCCAGCGGAGCATCTGAACAACTTCTATTGCGACTTTGAGGATATCCAAGATCAGAACTTCGATGGGCTGATAGTCACTGGCGCACCTCTAGGATTGGTCGATTTCTGTGACGTTGCGTACTGGCCGCAGATTGAGCGAATTATCGCTTGGGCGAAGGATCACGTTACATCAACGCTGTTTGTGTGCTGGGCAGTTCAAGCGGCGTTAAATATCTTATATGGCATTCCTAAGATGACTCGTGAGGTCAAACTCTCAGGTATTTATCAGCATCAAACACGAGAGCCGCTAGCACTGCTTACTCGAGGTTTTGACGAGACGTTTCTCGCTCCTCATTCTCGCTATGCTGATTTCCCGCTTGAGGTGCTTCAGCAATATACCGATTTGGATATATTAGTCTCATCAGAAGAGGCTGGCGCTTATCTATTTGCCAGCAAAGATAAGCGGATGGCTTTCGTCACGGGTCATCCCGAATACGATGTTGATACTCTCGCGGGAGAATATGAACGTGATGTCCTCGCAGGGCTTAATCCGAAAGTCCCCCTGAATTATTTCCCTGAGGATGATGCGACATTGCCACCCAAAGCGTCATGGCGCAGTCATGGGCATCTGTTGTTTGCTAATTGGCTCAACTACTATGTCTACCAAATCACGCCTTTTGATTTGCGCCATATGAATCCTACGCTCGATTAA
- the aceB gene encoding malate synthase A — protein sequence MTQQIVGTELVFTQHFNTAERQVLPDDAIEFLAELVVKFAAPRSKLLAARASWQQTIDQGALPDFISETTSIRDGDWKIQGIPADLRDRRVEITGPVERKMVINALNANVKVFMADFEDSLAPSWDKVIEGQINLHDAVKGTISYANESGKIYQLKPNPAVLIARVRGLHLPEKHVKWQGEDIPGNLFDFALYFYHNYKLLLANGSGPYFYLPKMQSYQEAAWWSEVFSFTEQRFDLPQGTIKATVLIETLPAVFQMDEILYHLRHHIVALNCGRWDYIFSYIKTLKNHSDRVLPDRQSVTMTKPFLSAYSRLLIKTCHKRGALAMGGMAAFIPNKDPEKNALVLDKVRADKELEASNGHDGTWVAHPGLADTVMDVFNKVLGERPNQLEVSREQDKPITAAELLEPCTGDRTEEGMRANIRVAVQYIEAWISGNGCVPIYGLMEDAATAEISRTSIWQWIHHQKSLSNGQTVTKELFRSMLSEEMQVVKLELGTERFDGGRFEEAARLMERITTQDELIDFLTLPGYALLA from the coding sequence ATGACACAACAGATAGTCGGCACGGAGTTAGTTTTCACCCAGCATTTTAACACTGCTGAACGGCAGGTTTTACCTGATGACGCTATTGAGTTTTTGGCGGAATTGGTCGTGAAATTTGCAGCGCCACGTAGCAAACTCCTTGCTGCACGGGCCTCTTGGCAGCAGACCATCGATCAAGGTGCATTGCCTGATTTCATTTCGGAAACCACTTCCATTCGCGACGGTGACTGGAAGATTCAAGGCATTCCTGCAGACTTGCGTGATCGCAGAGTAGAAATTACAGGTCCAGTTGAGCGCAAAATGGTGATTAATGCCCTCAATGCGAATGTAAAAGTCTTTATGGCCGACTTTGAGGATTCACTCGCACCTAGCTGGGATAAGGTCATCGAAGGGCAGATTAATTTGCACGATGCGGTAAAAGGGACAATCTCTTATGCAAACGAATCCGGCAAAATCTATCAGCTAAAGCCCAATCCTGCGGTATTGATTGCCCGAGTTCGTGGGCTGCACTTACCGGAAAAACACGTTAAATGGCAAGGGGAAGATATCCCTGGCAACTTGTTCGATTTCGCCTTGTATTTCTATCATAACTATAAGTTATTGCTTGCGAACGGCAGCGGCCCCTATTTCTACTTACCGAAGATGCAGTCCTACCAAGAAGCGGCTTGGTGGAGTGAGGTATTCAGTTTCACTGAGCAGCGTTTCGATTTGCCGCAAGGCACTATCAAAGCCACGGTATTGATTGAGACATTGCCCGCGGTATTCCAGATGGACGAAATTCTCTACCATCTGCGCCATCATATTGTGGCTTTAAACTGTGGTCGCTGGGATTATATCTTCAGTTATATCAAGACGCTGAAAAATCACAGCGATCGTGTGTTGCCAGATCGTCAGTCAGTCACGATGACTAAACCATTCTTAAGTGCCTACTCTCGTTTACTGATCAAAACTTGCCATAAGCGTGGTGCATTGGCGATGGGCGGTATGGCAGCCTTTATCCCGAACAAAGACCCAGAAAAAAATGCACTGGTTCTGGATAAAGTTCGCGCTGATAAAGAGTTAGAAGCCAGTAATGGCCACGATGGCACCTGGGTTGCCCACCCCGGTCTGGCCGATACCGTGATGGATGTTTTTAACAAGGTATTGGGCGAACGACCAAACCAACTAGAGGTGAGTCGTGAGCAAGACAAACCCATCACTGCGGCAGAACTGTTGGAGCCTTGCACGGGCGATCGTACCGAAGAAGGCATGCGAGCCAATATCCGCGTGGCGGTGCAATACATTGAAGCATGGATATCCGGTAATGGATGTGTGCCGATTTATGGCCTGATGGAAGATGCCGCAACGGCTGAGATTTCCCGTACTTCTATCTGGCAATGGATACATCACCAAAAAAGTCTGAGCAATGGGCAAACGGTGACGAAAGAGCTGTTCCGAAGCATGTTGAGTGAAGAAATGCAGGTAGTGAAGCTTGAACTTGGCACAGAACGTTTTGATGGTGGGCGGTTTGAAGAAGCTGCACGTCTGATGGAGCGTATTACAACACAAGACGAGCTTATCGACTTCCTGACGTTGCCGGGCTACGCATTACTCGCCTGA
- the aceA gene encoding isocitrate lyase translates to MTTSRTQQIQQLEQEWKSARWEGITRPYSAEEVIKLRGSVNPECTLAQHGAKKLWALLHGESRKGYINCLGALTGGQALQQAKAGVEAIYLSGWQVAADANTASSMYPDQSLYPVDSVPAVVKRINNSFRRADQIQWSNSIEPGSKGYTDYFLPIVADAEAGFGGVLNAFELMKAMIEAGAAGVHFEDQLAAVKKCGHMGGKVLVPTQEAIQKLVAARLAADVLGVPTLLIARTDADAADLLTSDCDPYDSEFITGERTAEGFFRTHAGVEQAISRGLAYAPYADLVWCETSTPDLALAKRFADAIHAKFPGKLLAYNCSPSFNWKKNLTDQQIASFQDDLSAMGYKYQFITLAGIHSMWFNMFDLAHAYAQGEGMKHYVEKVQQPEFASVERGYTFASHQQEVGTGYFDKVTNIIQGGESSVTALTGSTEEQQF, encoded by the coding sequence ATGACAACCTCTCGTACTCAACAAATTCAGCAATTGGAACAGGAATGGAAATCAGCGCGTTGGGAAGGTATTACCCGCCCCTATAGTGCCGAGGAAGTGATTAAGCTGCGTGGGTCCGTTAATCCAGAGTGCACATTAGCCCAGCATGGCGCGAAAAAACTATGGGCGCTACTGCACGGCGAATCACGCAAAGGTTATATCAACTGTTTGGGTGCGCTCACGGGGGGTCAGGCATTGCAACAAGCGAAGGCGGGTGTCGAGGCAATTTACTTATCAGGCTGGCAGGTTGCCGCTGATGCTAATACGGCGTCCAGCATGTACCCCGATCAGTCGCTATATCCGGTCGACTCAGTTCCTGCGGTGGTTAAGCGCATTAATAACAGCTTCCGTCGCGCGGATCAGATCCAATGGTCAAATAGCATTGAACCGGGTAGCAAAGGTTATACCGACTATTTCCTGCCAATCGTGGCCGATGCCGAAGCCGGTTTTGGTGGCGTATTGAATGCGTTTGAATTGATGAAAGCCATGATTGAAGCCGGTGCTGCTGGCGTTCACTTCGAAGACCAATTAGCCGCAGTGAAAAAATGTGGTCATATGGGCGGCAAGGTCTTGGTGCCAACTCAGGAAGCTATTCAGAAACTGGTGGCCGCCCGCTTAGCAGCTGATGTTTTAGGCGTACCAACGTTACTGATTGCTCGTACCGATGCCGATGCTGCCGATTTACTGACCTCTGATTGCGATCCGTATGACAGTGAGTTTATTACGGGTGAGCGCACCGCAGAAGGTTTCTTCCGTACCCACGCCGGCGTTGAGCAAGCTATCAGTCGTGGTTTGGCCTATGCCCCTTACGCTGATTTGGTTTGGTGTGAGACCTCTACGCCGGACTTGGCGCTAGCTAAACGTTTTGCTGATGCGATTCACGCTAAATTCCCAGGTAAATTGTTGGCTTACAACTGTTCGCCATCATTTAACTGGAAAAAGAATCTGACCGACCAACAAATCGCTAGCTTCCAAGATGACTTGTCTGCGATGGGCTACAAATATCAATTTATTACGCTGGCAGGCATCCACAGCATGTGGTTCAACATGTTCGATCTGGCCCATGCCTACGCGCAGGGCGAGGGTATGAAACATTACGTCGAGAAGGTACAGCAACCAGAATTTGCTTCCGTTGAGCGCGGCTATACCTTTGCCTCTCATCAGCAAGAAGTCGGCACGGGTTACTTCGATAAAGTCACCAATATCATTCAGGGCGGTGAGTCATCCGTGACAGCACTGACCGGCTCGACGGAAGAACAACAGTTCTAA